One window of Scheffersomyces stipitis CBS 6054 chromosome 1, whole genome shotgun sequence genomic DNA carries:
- a CDS encoding predicted protein codes for MNLTDESKNFHHGVYTVVSLIPYGHVTSYGHIAYLLNKPQNSRQVGSALKHLSIVLQSLRQDLPEEERQDYFTVDTLPWWRVLSSAGKISPRGNSNAEYIQAIRLQEEGVAVSSGHKVDLDEYGWFPDEVDF; via the exons ATGAACCTCACCGATGAGAGCAAGAACTTCCACCACGGAGTGTACACCGTAGTGCTGCTTATACCCTACGGACATGTAACCAGCTACG GACATATAGCTTATTTGCTCAACAAGCCACAGAATTCACGACAGGTCGGCTCTGCGCTTAAACACTTGAGCATTGTCTTGCAATCACTCAGACAAGACCTTCCTGAAGAGGAAAGGCAAGACTACTTCACCGTAGACACTTTGCCGTGGTGGAGAGTACTTCTGAGCGCAGGTAAGATCTCTCCTCGTGGCAATTCAAATGCCGAGTACATCCAGGCAATCAGgttgcaagaagaaggtgtaGCAGTTCTGTCAGGGCATAAAGTAGATCTTGACGAATATGGCTGGTTTCCGGATGAAGTTGACTTCTAA
- a CDS encoding predicted protein, giving the protein MNRETSKSPTPGSGWNLAKLSKDDLTRRDLFGRTILHLLILSSRHDLIRNLIKNPDIKSVISLTDYENGWNCLHYAIFHKRLTCFKMLIEYFKNSSAKSNMLIANNTVLYDLLRCKDRNGATPIQLLDNDFKDLVWIPSYINEKNEYHLTQANSQENANEANEIESSNAEPTNAFVRSDPYEWTHSRGGSEIYMFGSNNNNQLGVGDSTNRSVPSRLAHSAFKSKKEEITAQDTYRKPRYKQVALSKNHSLIVTRDGELFSCGIGSRGRLGHGFEDLNNYYRFKKVEFFSDEYETKHVKEVAISNNHSLVLTSDNEVYSWGLNSFKQLGYESNNNANYNQKKGFLETFEANPTLVLGDLRKYSKPIIGISVSKVHSVAYSKNELFFWGLNVGQMGIPASDSNIEVKLHDTVFKGEIQGTPKMVSLKDDIKCLDTTELCTWLVTDKNDIHVYYNYQHFKLPKVPVKASSDKHFDLFKPTILTQVVKIKKIVSMNHEFCSLLLENGSVMTCTPNIRDIKNTKFTSVWKAYDHDMVVTDIDVSNDGSIVLCTRNGSVFIKSSHSNQRKNSMSEASLPIPVTKNKFKKIDNLNKVVRVCCDFNFLSFGFVRDDVDVFPLKLQKNDFFKDINYLSCLHESDFSRKQEQLLKVDHKFHTYISNFIYPDSSVEDVDNDGECSKSCSRYHAKFDSSKNKRPKVEETLDLISDSDDQQLANSVILEGGVLCGDFSDEAFSESNKGYDCKITFAQYKGISLGIHKKIFEVRSKVFERIFNPKEVDELFEHGNFVSKYNSGNSVLHIESKIEIESVLLLIHSIYTSKTLDLWKNYSSMHSYPSHLKKIFSEYTMLLDIFKVSNSFKAAHGCSELLKTFQKMIDNSGDVIIRLNDGEMRCHSYILRTRSAFFETVLSPRWDTMENKELDFSGLSRAQFSVILKHLYGYNDYAVFDSMKLSFSESDEFVNELLEMIEIADELLLFQLKALCQVVISDFISLDNVILLLVHADYLSAPKLFKNCCWYIHNNLEILLFDTSFKDLPLEIIEKLESQIKYFENCKILDFANEKGDYLINLYMNNMPLFNEFFISDRKGFMAFEPLIDVKYENKKIAKDAAAKRRKSRKSSNVVSSEINDFRTNISPKEKENLEKWQAIDDSHDSSGEFELVINRSRQKKVDFSSPSPTPPNSNPTSRTSSVSNVSQIIPKAAITTTKPVAIPVPSKTVMTGLSPYSNWASKSSGSSILSDRFQQPSLGKSVESGSSPEWPKKTSKVKIGPVMKLSQKERKKMAAAAAAAELKEVNVPKKETSSPVNPWGLLPTTPIVPTSTAESVKVLPILGSSNSSNQDKASSKKKSNKTTTETSTATSNVNSLPLASALSSSCTLNSSTSYNSVYSTPSLTEVMIEESLRVEREKLQESERKTLAEVQKEQEFAKWWEEESLRVQKQMSMDSGSSNNKSKPK; this is encoded by the exons ATGAATAGAGAAACGTCCAAATCGCCCACTCCAGGCTCCGGATGGAACCTAGCCAAACTCTCCAAGGACGATTTGACCAGAAGAGACCTCTTTGGCCGAACCATTCTCCATTTGCTTATTCTTCTGAGCCGTCATGACTTGATCCGCAATCTCATCAAGAACCCCGACATCAAACTGGTGATCCTGTTGACTGACTACGAGAACGGCTGGAACTGTCTTCATTATGCCATCTTCCACAAACGGCTCACTTgcttcaagatgttgataGAATACTTCAAAAACTCCAGTGCAAAGCTGAATATGCTCATAGCCAACAACACCGTTCTCTATGACTTGCTCCGATGCAAAGATCGAAACGGAGCAACACCTATCCAGTTGCTTGATAATGATTTCAAGGACTTGGTCTGGATTCCACTGTATATCAATGAGAAAAATGAGTACCACTTGACCCAGGCAAATTCTCAAGAAAATGCAAATGAAGCTAACGAAATAGAATCTTCCAATGCAGAACCTACCAATG CTTTTGTACGATCAGATCCTTACGAATGGACTCATAGCAGAGGTGGATCAGAGATCTACATGTTTggttccaacaacaacaatcaGCTTGGAGTAGGGGATTCGACCAATCGATCTGTACCTTCTAGATTGGCACATTCTGCTTTCAAATcgaaaaaagaagagatcaCAGCTCAAGACACATATCGTAAACCAAGATATAAGCAAGTAGCACTATCTAAGAATCACTCACTTATCGTCACCAGAGATGGAGAACTCTTCTCTTGCGGTATAGGTTCGCGTGGCAGATTGGGACACGGctttgaagacttgaacaactacTATAGGTTCAAAAAAGTAGAATTCTTCAGCGATGAATATGAAACAAAGCATGTAAAAGAAGTGGCCATCTCAAACAATCACTCTCTAGTGCTTACTTCCGATAATGAAGTATACTCTTGGGGACTCAATAGTTTCAAACAACTTGGATATGAATCGAATAACAATGCCAACTAcaaccagaagaaaggcTTTCTTGAAACATTTGAAGCGAACCCAACTCTTGTCTTAGGAGACTTACGCAAGTACTCGAAGCCGATAATCGGTATTTCAGTCTCAAAGGTCCATTCCGTCGCATATTCCAAAAATGAGCTCTTTTTTTGGGGCCTTAACGTGGGCCAAATGGGGATACCCGCTTCAGACAGcaatattgaagtcaaaCTCCATGATACAGTTTTCAAGGGAGAGATCCAGGGTACACCCAAGATGGTTCTGTTGAAGGATGACATCAAATGTCTAGACACTACGGAATTGTGCACTTGGTTGGTTACTGATAAAAATGACATTCATGTCTACTACAATTACCAACACTTCAAGTTGCCAAAAGTCCCAGTCAAGGCTTCAAGCGATAAACATTTTGACTTGTTCAAACCGACCATACTCACCCAGGTTgtgaaaatcaaaaagatTGTAAGCATGAATCACGAATTCTGTTCTctacttcttgaaaatggcAGCGTCATGACTTGCACACCCAACATCAGAGATATTAAGAATACCAAGTTCACTTCGGTATGGAAAGCTTATGACCACGATATGGTGGTAACAGATATCGATGTTTCAAATGATGGTTCCATCGTGTTGTGTACCAGAAATGGATCTGTTTTCATCAAATCGAGTCATTCCaaccaaagaaagaattcGATGTCGGAAGCTTCTCTTCCTATTCCTGTAACAAAGAATAAGTTTAAGAAGATCGACAATCTCAACAAAGTAGTTCGAGTTTGCTGtgatttcaactttctttcttttggTTTTGTGCGAGACGACGTAGATGTATTTCCGTTAAAATTGCAGAAGaacgacttcttcaaggatATCAACTATCTCAGTTGTTTACACGAGAGcgatttttcaagaaaacaggaacagttgttgaaggtcGACCATAAGTTCCATACATacatttccaacttcatctATCCTGATTCCTCTGTTGAAGACGTCGATAATGATGGAGAGTGCTCAAAAAGCTGCTCAAGGTATCATGCTAAATTTGACTCCAGCAAGAATAAAAGACCAAAAGTGGAGGAAACTCTTGATCTTATATCTGATTCTGATGACCAGCAGCTTGCTAATTCGGTAATCCTTGAAGGCGGTGTTCTCTGTGGCGACTTCAGTGACGAAGCCTTTCTGGAAAGTAACAAGGGTTATGATTGTAAAATCACATTTGCGCAGTATAAAGGTATCAGTTTGGGTATTCACAAGAAAATCTTTGAAGTCAGATCAAAAGTATTTGAAAGGATTTTCAACCCCAAGGAAGTCGATGAGTTATTCGAGCACGGAAACTTTGTATCCAAGTACAATTCAGGAAATAGTGTACTCCATATTGAATCAAAAATCGAGATTGAATCGGTCTTGTTGTTAATTCATCTGATATACACCAGCAAAACTTTGGACCTCTGGAAGAACTACCTGTCCATGCACAGTTATCCCTCACATTTAAAGAAGATATTTAGTGAGTATACTATGCTATTGGACATTTTTAAAGTATCCAATTCCTTTAAGGCTGCTCATGGATGTAGcgaattgttgaaaactTTCCAGAAGATGATCGACAACTCTGGAGACGTTATCATCAGGCTTAATGACGGAGAAATGAGATGTCATTCGTACATTTTGAGGACTAGATCAGCCTTTTTTGAAACAGTTTTATCTCCTCGTTGGGATACTATGGAGAATAAAGAACTTGACTTCAGTGGACTCTCTCGAGCCCAGTTTTCAGTCATATTGAAACATCTCTATGGGTACAATGACTATGCGGTTTTTGATAGCATGAAGCTTTCTTTTTCCGAGTCAGACGAGTTTGTAAACGAGTTATTGGAGATGATCGAGATCGCAGACGAGTTGCTCTTATTCCAATTAAAGGCTCTTTGCCAAGTTGTCATCTCTGATTTCATTTCTCTCGACAACGTTATCCTCTTGTTAGTACATGCTGACTACTTATCGGCTCCAAAGTTGTTCAAAAACTGTTGCTGGTACATCCATAACAATCTTGAAATACTTTTGTTTGACACTTCGTTTAAAGACTTGCCATTGGAGATTATCGAGAAACTCGAGAGCCAAATCAAGTACTTTGAAAACTGCAAGATTCTTGACTTTGCCAACGAGAAGGGAGA CTATCTTATCAACTTGTACATGAACAACATGCCTTTGTTCAacgaattcttcatcagtgACCGTAAAGGATTCATGGCTTTTGAGCCATTGATAGATGTCAAATATGAAAATAAGAAGATTGCTAAAGACGCTGCTGCGAAAAGGAGAAAGTCACGAAAGAGCTCAAACGTTGTCAGCAGTGAAATTAACGACTTCAGAACCAACATATCTCctaaagaaaaggaaaatttggaaaaatGGCAGGCTATCGATGATAGTCATGATTCTTCAGGTGAGTTTGAGTTGGTGATCAACCGTTCGAGGCAAAAGAAAGTTGATTTCAGTAGTCCCTCGCCGACTCCACCCAACTCGAATCCTACTTCTAGAACTTCGTCAGTTAGTAATGTCAGTCAAATTATTCCTAAGGCTGCAATTACTACGACTAAACCAGTTGCTATTCCAGTACCTTCTAAAACTGTGATGACTGGATTGAGTCCTTATTCCAATTGGGCATCAAAgtcttctggctcttctATTCTTAGCGATAGATTCCAACAGCCTAGTTTAGGTAAATCCGTAGAATCTGGAAGTTCTCCAGAATGGCCAAAAAAAACTAGCAAAGTCAAAATCGGTCCGGTAATGAAGTTGTCtcaaaaggaaagaaagaagatggcGGCTGCGGCTGCAGCAGCTGAACTTAAGGAAGTGAATGTACCCAAGAAAGAAACTAGTTCACCTGTGAATCCATGGGGCTTATTGCCTACAACCCCAATTGTACCTACTTCTACTGCTGAATCTGTTAAGGTGCTTCCAATATTAGGAAGTAgcaactcttcaaatcaagaCAAGGCAAGTTCgaaaaagaagtcaaacaaAACTACCACTGAAACATCTACCGCAACCCTGAACGTAAA TTCCTTACCGTTGGCTAGTGctctttcctcttcttgCACTCTAAATTCCAGTACATCGTATAATAGCGTGTACTCGACTCCATCGCTTACAGAGGTAATGATCGAAGAATCTCTAAGAGTCGAACGGGAAAAGTTGCAGGAGTCAGAACGCAAAACCTTGGCCGAGGTTCAGAAGGAGCAGGAATTCGCGAAATGGTGGGAAGAAGAGTCTTTAAGagttcagaaacagatgtCTATGGACAGCGGTAGTAGTAATAACAAATCCAAGCCCAAA